In Roseovarius sp. THAF9, the following proteins share a genomic window:
- a CDS encoding SRPBCC family protein: protein MTELPSKADFSLIRLGYSQDSSRSMSLHADCYTKPAWYEADLQAIIAKTWQWVCHVEKLREPGSYVTVTIAERPIAVVRDREGVLRAFYNVCKHRAHELLRGEGQTSRIMCPYHAWVYKLDGQLVRAPETDHLEGFQPKEICLDTVQVEEFCGFIFANLDPEAASLREQSGNLETEIRHWAPGLEDLTFGHRLTYDIKSNWKNVVDNFLECYHCPTAHKDFCDLVDMDTYKVTTHGIYSSHMADAGQGANSAYDVSNATVRTHAVWWLWPTTCLMRYPGRSSMIILNIIPAGPDRTLETYDFFLETPEPDPMELDAIRYLDEVLQVEDISLVESVQRGMSTPAFTQGRIVNDPTGSGKSEHAVHHFHGLMLDGYEKAFGG, encoded by the coding sequence ATGACGGAACTGCCTTCGAAAGCCGATTTCTCTCTCATCCGGCTGGGCTACTCGCAAGACTCCAGCCGGTCGATGTCGTTGCATGCTGATTGCTATACCAAGCCAGCCTGGTACGAAGCAGATTTGCAGGCGATAATCGCCAAGACCTGGCAGTGGGTTTGCCATGTCGAGAAGCTACGCGAGCCGGGATCCTATGTGACGGTGACCATAGCGGAGCGGCCTATTGCCGTGGTGCGCGACCGCGAGGGTGTCTTGCGCGCTTTCTACAATGTCTGCAAGCACCGGGCACATGAACTGCTGCGGGGCGAGGGCCAGACAAGCCGGATCATGTGTCCTTATCACGCTTGGGTCTACAAGTTGGACGGGCAACTGGTGCGCGCACCGGAGACTGATCACCTGGAGGGTTTCCAACCGAAAGAGATTTGCCTGGACACAGTGCAGGTGGAGGAGTTTTGTGGTTTTATCTTCGCTAATCTGGATCCGGAAGCAGCCTCGCTGCGGGAACAGTCGGGCAACCTGGAAACCGAAATCCGCCACTGGGCACCTGGTCTGGAGGACCTGACTTTCGGGCACCGGCTGACCTACGACATCAAGTCCAACTGGAAAAACGTGGTCGATAATTTTTTGGAGTGTTATCACTGCCCCACGGCCCACAAAGATTTCTGCGACCTGGTGGACATGGACACCTACAAGGTCACCACGCATGGTATCTATTCCAGCCACATGGCGGATGCAGGCCAAGGGGCGAATTCGGCCTATGATGTGTCAAATGCCACGGTCCGAACTCACGCCGTCTGGTGGCTTTGGCCGACGACCTGCCTGATGCGATATCCGGGTAGGTCGAGCATGATCATTCTAAACATCATTCCCGCCGGGCCGGACCGGACGCTGGAAACCTACGACTTCTTTCTGGAAACGCCAGAGCCGGATCCGATGGAGTTGGATGCGATCCGCTACCTCGACGAGGTGTTGCAAGTCGAGGACATCAGTCTTGTGGAAAGTGTGCAGAGGGGGATGAGCACCCCTGCCTTCACGCAGGGGCGTATCGTCAACGATCCGACGGGTTCAGGCAAGTCTGAGCATGCTGTTCACCATTTTCACGGCCTTATGCTGGATGGTTATGAAAAGGCATTCGGAGGATGA
- a CDS encoding GlxA family transcriptional regulator → MKLLSDTMLNVIVVTTPHFNMSATAGFLDPFRAANYLEAKALVRWSILSEQGGACTASNGMTINTQKLSEARESRPDIAIISSSWTPEANRSTQLHTILWRWERQGATLGALDTGAFILAEAGLLVGRRATVHYEHIDAFGEMYPDCEISEELFVYDGNRVSCCGGSASVDFALNLLRGTHGDEIANATARYIFHQSVRPVGTKQHVGDLEPLGNTAPSTVKRAIALMETHLETPLSIENISKQLGVSQRQLERLFREYVRKTPSLYYRDIRLDRARGLVTQTEMPLSQVALASGFASQVHFSRAYRERFGLPPRTDRVEGRVPFEFRAWPMHRRSE, encoded by the coding sequence ATGAAGCTGCTCTCCGACACAATGCTGAATGTGATTGTGGTCACGACTCCGCATTTTAACATGTCGGCGACCGCCGGTTTTCTAGACCCGTTTCGCGCCGCGAATTATTTGGAGGCAAAGGCGTTGGTCCGGTGGTCGATCCTGTCCGAACAGGGCGGTGCCTGTACCGCCAGTAACGGGATGACGATCAATACGCAGAAGTTATCGGAGGCGAGAGAAAGCCGGCCAGATATCGCGATTATATCGAGTAGTTGGACTCCGGAAGCCAACCGCAGCACGCAACTTCATACCATACTCTGGCGATGGGAACGCCAAGGTGCAACGCTGGGAGCCCTAGACACAGGTGCGTTCATTCTTGCCGAAGCCGGGCTTCTCGTGGGGCGGCGCGCCACGGTTCACTACGAACATATTGATGCGTTTGGCGAGATGTATCCCGACTGCGAGATATCGGAGGAACTTTTTGTATACGACGGCAATCGAGTCTCGTGCTGTGGAGGTAGCGCATCGGTAGATTTTGCTCTCAATCTGCTGCGCGGCACACATGGCGACGAGATCGCAAATGCGACCGCGCGATATATTTTTCATCAAAGTGTGCGGCCCGTGGGGACAAAGCAGCATGTCGGGGATCTTGAGCCGCTGGGCAATACCGCACCCTCGACAGTGAAGCGTGCCATTGCCTTGATGGAGACTCACCTCGAGACGCCTTTGTCTATCGAAAATATCAGCAAGCAACTTGGTGTCTCTCAACGTCAGCTAGAGCGGCTGTTTCGCGAGTATGTCCGTAAGACGCCATCTCTTTATTACAGAGACATCCGGCTGGATCGAGCGCGCGGACTTGTCACGCAGACGGAAATGCCGCTGTCGCAGGTGGCACTTGCGTCGGGCTTTGCCAGCCAGGTTCACTTCAGCCGGGCGTACCGTGAACGTTTCGGGCTGCCGCCGCGCACGGACCGAGTAGAGGGTCGTGTGCCGTTTGAATTCCGGGCTTGGCCGATGCACCGGCGCAGCGAATAG
- a CDS encoding ABC transporter substrate-binding protein, with protein MRATTLGIVLSTAAGVANAAELGATDEPIKLAINEWTGQHITTHIAGEMLKEAGYEVEYTTAGYMNMYQAMADGEIHAALEIWSSNVSDDYAKQLEANTLSEIGDLGLDAKEGIAYPSHVADLCPGLPAWEALNDCAQRFATAETIPNGRLVDYPADWGTPGADRMSGFGLPFKAVPAGSEGALIAELRASTEKQSPLLITFWQPHWAMAAYDVEFVELPEGNEQCFEDASWGVNPNATHDCDFAPTRIFKATWAGFEDKWPAAYEILSEFQLSVEVQQPLMGKVDVDGVAVEDVVAKWMADNEDQWRPVVDAATP; from the coding sequence ATGCGCGCGACGACACTAGGTATCGTCCTTTCGACCGCCGCCGGCGTGGCGAACGCCGCCGAACTTGGCGCAACCGACGAACCGATCAAGCTGGCAATCAATGAGTGGACCGGACAGCATATCACGACCCATATCGCCGGTGAGATGCTTAAGGAAGCAGGCTACGAGGTCGAATACACAACCGCGGGGTACATGAACATGTACCAAGCAATGGCTGATGGCGAGATCCACGCAGCGCTCGAGATTTGGTCTTCGAACGTATCTGATGACTATGCCAAACAGTTGGAAGCCAATACCCTGAGCGAGATCGGCGATCTTGGACTAGATGCGAAAGAAGGAATTGCATACCCATCGCACGTGGCAGATCTCTGTCCCGGCCTGCCAGCCTGGGAAGCACTGAACGACTGCGCGCAGAGGTTTGCAACTGCCGAAACGATTCCGAATGGACGTCTCGTAGACTACCCTGCCGATTGGGGCACACCTGGCGCCGACAGAATGAGCGGCTTTGGTCTTCCGTTCAAGGCCGTGCCCGCGGGATCCGAAGGCGCGCTCATTGCAGAGCTTCGCGCCTCCACCGAAAAACAGTCGCCACTGCTGATTACGTTCTGGCAACCTCACTGGGCCATGGCCGCCTACGACGTGGAATTCGTTGAATTGCCCGAAGGCAACGAGCAGTGTTTCGAAGATGCATCCTGGGGAGTGAACCCCAATGCCACTCATGACTGCGATTTCGCGCCGACACGTATATTCAAGGCCACCTGGGCGGGCTTCGAGGACAAGTGGCCCGCCGCCTACGAGATTCTCAGCGAGTTCCAGCTTTCGGTCGAAGTGCAGCAACCGCTGATGGGAAAGGTGGACGTCGACGGTGTCGCCGTCGAAGACGTCGTTGCAAAATGGATGGCCGACAACGAAGACCAATGGCGCCCCGTCGTCGACGCGGCCACACCTTGA
- a CDS encoding glycine betaine/L-proline ABC transporter ATP-binding protein, whose product MTQNDATRPAIRCNSVWQVFGSGARDHLDKALTQTGHDAEAAAQSLRGLRLVPAVQDATFDVQSGELFVIMGLSGSGKSTLIRCISRLIEATGGEILIDGDNILEASKSRMTELRRGKLGMVFQHFGLFPHMTVAENVAFPLKMQGRAKADRVERAHEVLELVGLAGREKAYPRELSGGQRQRVGIARSLAANPDIWFLDEPFSALDPLIRRQLQDEFVEIQARLKKSIVFITHDIAEALKIADRIAIMRDGKIVQIGTPAEIVLNPVDDYVREFSKDVAKGRHARVQSVMRPVNGVIPDGPALRQDMTLEAALATCIAKYAPVPVHDAGGNLIGTVDPSDLASALQAEDP is encoded by the coding sequence ATGACCCAAAATGATGCCACCCGGCCTGCCATTCGGTGCAACTCCGTCTGGCAGGTCTTCGGATCCGGAGCCCGAGACCATCTGGACAAGGCACTGACCCAAACCGGCCATGATGCCGAAGCTGCCGCGCAGTCCCTGCGCGGCCTGCGCCTCGTTCCAGCCGTACAAGATGCAACCTTCGACGTCCAGAGTGGTGAATTGTTCGTCATCATGGGGCTTTCGGGGTCGGGAAAGTCAACATTGATACGCTGTATCTCCCGCCTGATTGAAGCGACGGGCGGAGAAATCCTCATAGACGGCGACAACATCTTGGAAGCCAGCAAATCCCGCATGACCGAGCTGCGCCGGGGAAAGCTTGGTATGGTGTTCCAGCATTTCGGCTTGTTCCCGCACATGACAGTCGCCGAAAATGTTGCGTTTCCGCTCAAGATGCAGGGCCGCGCCAAGGCGGACCGTGTCGAGCGCGCCCACGAAGTCCTGGAGCTCGTGGGACTGGCCGGACGCGAGAAAGCATACCCCCGCGAGCTCTCGGGCGGTCAGCGCCAACGTGTCGGGATCGCGCGGTCCCTCGCCGCCAACCCCGATATCTGGTTCTTGGACGAGCCATTTTCCGCGCTCGACCCGCTTATCCGCCGTCAGCTTCAAGACGAATTCGTCGAAATCCAGGCCAGGCTGAAAAAATCCATCGTGTTTATCACACACGATATAGCCGAAGCGCTCAAGATCGCCGACCGGATCGCGATCATGCGCGACGGCAAAATCGTGCAGATCGGTACGCCCGCTGAAATCGTGCTCAACCCGGTTGATGATTACGTCCGAGAATTCTCCAAGGATGTGGCCAAGGGGCGGCACGCCCGGGTCCAATCGGTCATGCGACCCGTCAACGGAGTCATTCCGGATGGTCCGGCCCTGCGGCAGGACATGACACTCGAAGCGGCACTCGCAACCTGTATCGCCAAGTATGCGCCCGTTCCGGTCCACGATGCCGGTGGCAACCTTATTGGCACGGTCGATCCCAGCGATCTGGCATCTGCACTTCAAGCCGAGGATCCATGA
- a CDS encoding proline/glycine betaine ABC transporter permease — translation MTIQSDIATVPDGPRRLGRGALAALIVLATGAICMALTPYLSWLVKFPEAWTLPVTEWVDAGVGWFLNLIKPLARVFSSLLTYPMDWANAFWTQTHWLTIVAGITALGWFIGGTGYAVLGLIGMIFVLATGFWVEGMRTLALVTVSVPLALIAGAATGILANEIPRLKPAVQATLDVMQTVPTFAYLTPLLVLFGFGPVVGLIASAIYAAPPMARNVLLGLERVEPDIKEAAVMSGGNRIQQLFLVELPSAKAQIMVGVNQCLMAALSMVIIAAVIGGFDDIGWEVLLTMRKAQFGPSLLAGFVIVVFAVIIDRMSGKLAEDQQRHDIRVALALFLLGVGAALVFGGIIPESGTINVLQPVAGWLDTTLSKVLAANAATLDTIKNGAMYYVLLPLRIGFDGAVLPFTWGFQWTSPLSATFFAGAAILAILGILRGKITLGLVIFILAGVLETGITDLPWPFVLIAAAMIGWVAGGRSLSVFSALMLAFILFSGLWDQALLSIYLSGASVFTCALLGGGIGLICAVSPLAWRVMRPVCDMLQTIPLFVFLIPVLMFFQIGEFSAFLAICLYAIVPMIRYTRHGLISTPDELVEAAVSSGATQSQTLFEIRLPYAVPTILLGLNQTILYAFAMLVIAALIGTTGLGQSIYLALGQADVGLGITAGAAMAVLAIVADRLVQGFATEKRRALGL, via the coding sequence ATGACAATCCAGAGTGATATCGCCACAGTGCCCGATGGTCCGCGACGCCTCGGTCGTGGTGCCCTTGCAGCGCTTATCGTTCTTGCAACCGGAGCGATTTGCATGGCGCTGACACCTTACCTTTCGTGGCTCGTGAAGTTTCCCGAGGCATGGACACTCCCCGTCACCGAATGGGTGGATGCTGGCGTCGGGTGGTTCCTCAACCTGATCAAGCCACTCGCCAGGGTGTTCTCATCACTTTTGACCTATCCGATGGACTGGGCAAACGCGTTCTGGACCCAGACTCATTGGCTCACCATCGTGGCGGGGATTACCGCCCTGGGATGGTTCATTGGCGGCACCGGCTACGCCGTCCTTGGCCTGATCGGAATGATCTTCGTATTGGCGACTGGTTTCTGGGTCGAGGGGATGCGTACGCTGGCACTCGTCACTGTTTCCGTCCCACTGGCGCTTATCGCCGGCGCGGCCACCGGCATCTTGGCGAACGAAATTCCCCGTTTGAAACCAGCGGTTCAGGCGACCCTCGACGTTATGCAGACAGTCCCGACATTCGCCTACCTCACACCGCTCCTCGTTCTTTTCGGCTTCGGCCCGGTCGTCGGCCTGATCGCATCGGCAATCTATGCCGCACCGCCCATGGCGCGAAACGTGCTACTCGGCCTTGAGCGGGTCGAGCCCGACATCAAGGAAGCGGCAGTCATGAGCGGTGGCAACCGCATTCAGCAACTGTTTCTCGTCGAACTCCCTTCGGCAAAAGCACAGATCATGGTGGGCGTGAACCAATGCCTCATGGCAGCCCTTAGCATGGTCATCATCGCGGCAGTCATTGGCGGCTTCGACGATATCGGCTGGGAAGTTCTGCTGACCATGCGCAAAGCGCAGTTTGGCCCCAGCCTTTTGGCCGGGTTCGTGATTGTCGTCTTCGCGGTGATCATCGACCGGATGAGCGGCAAGCTTGCCGAGGACCAGCAACGCCACGACATCCGTGTCGCCCTCGCGCTATTCCTGCTCGGCGTCGGCGCCGCGCTTGTATTCGGCGGGATCATTCCGGAAAGCGGCACGATCAATGTTCTGCAACCAGTTGCAGGCTGGCTTGACACCACGCTGTCGAAAGTCCTCGCTGCAAATGCAGCGACACTCGACACCATCAAGAACGGGGCGATGTACTACGTCCTGCTTCCTCTACGCATCGGGTTCGACGGCGCTGTCCTGCCATTTACATGGGGCTTCCAATGGACATCCCCGTTGAGCGCGACATTTTTCGCCGGCGCAGCCATCCTCGCGATCCTTGGCATCCTACGCGGAAAAATAACGCTCGGTCTTGTGATCTTCATCCTGGCAGGCGTCTTGGAAACCGGCATCACCGACCTCCCTTGGCCGTTCGTCCTGATCGCCGCGGCCATGATCGGTTGGGTCGCGGGCGGACGAAGCCTCTCGGTCTTCTCGGCACTTATGCTTGCGTTCATCCTATTCAGCGGTCTTTGGGACCAGGCTCTGCTTTCGATCTACCTCTCGGGCGCGTCCGTTTTCACGTGCGCCCTGCTCGGCGGCGGCATCGGACTGATCTGCGCTGTCAGTCCCTTGGCATGGCGCGTGATGCGACCGGTTTGCGACATGCTTCAGACCATTCCGCTTTTCGTCTTTCTCATTCCAGTTCTCATGTTTTTCCAGATCGGCGAGTTTTCGGCATTCCTGGCGATCTGCCTTTACGCGATTGTTCCGATGATCCGCTACACGCGGCACGGCTTGATCAGTACCCCGGACGAACTCGTCGAGGCAGCCGTTTCCTCTGGCGCAACGCAATCGCAGACACTCTTCGAAATCCGCCTCCCCTACGCTGTCCCGACAATCCTCTTGGGGCTGAACCAGACGATCCTGTACGCATTCGCAATGCTCGTAATAGCAGCCCTTATCGGCACGACTGGTCTGGGCCAGTCGATCTACTTGGCTCTTGGTCAGGCGGATGTCGGTCTCGGCATTACTGCCGGTGCCGCGATGGCGGTACTTGCGATAGTGGCCGACAGGCTCGTCCAGGGGTTCGCAACGGAAAAACGTCGAGCCCTCGGGCTTTGA
- a CDS encoding GlxA family transcriptional regulator, whose product MTKNWIPRGIAFCEFEQEFQTESFTFVLLPEFSMNAFSSAVEPLRLANQLTGKEIFHWRCVSEDGQPVECSNGVTVGVNGTMEDISATDAVLVCSGVNPEKNASRKVADHIRRLWRQGQTVGGICTGAYTLAQAGILQGSAFTLHWENLLAFQERYPQLEASDQIYTFDRRIWTCAGGSAPTDMMICHIRRCYGSLLAGTISSMCLHDVARHRQQRQKSSLAATFNVKSRKLIEIAEFMETHLDELGSLDDVAYRFGISRRQMERLFRKYMATTPKKFVILSRLYRARSLMSDTNISVTDAAAACGFSSASHFSRRFRDIFGVSPQDYSAS is encoded by the coding sequence ATGACAAAGAACTGGATACCGCGCGGGATCGCATTCTGCGAATTCGAACAGGAGTTCCAAACGGAAAGCTTCACCTTCGTGTTGTTGCCCGAATTCTCAATGAACGCTTTCAGTTCCGCCGTCGAACCACTGCGTCTCGCCAACCAGCTAACGGGCAAGGAAATATTTCACTGGCGTTGCGTATCGGAGGACGGACAACCGGTAGAATGCTCCAATGGCGTAACCGTCGGAGTGAACGGAACCATGGAAGATATTTCCGCCACCGACGCCGTTCTCGTATGCTCGGGCGTGAACCCGGAAAAAAATGCTTCGAGAAAGGTCGCCGACCACATCCGACGCCTGTGGCGGCAAGGCCAAACAGTTGGCGGCATATGCACGGGCGCCTATACATTGGCGCAAGCAGGCATCCTGCAAGGCAGCGCGTTCACACTGCATTGGGAAAACCTTCTCGCGTTTCAGGAGCGGTATCCTCAGCTCGAAGCGTCAGATCAAATCTATACCTTTGACCGACGGATTTGGACATGTGCCGGAGGCAGCGCCCCTACGGATATGATGATTTGCCATATACGCCGATGCTACGGCAGCCTGCTAGCGGGCACCATTTCCAGCATGTGTTTGCACGACGTTGCCAGGCACCGCCAGCAAAGGCAAAAATCCAGCTTGGCTGCTACATTCAACGTTAAGAGCCGCAAGCTGATTGAGATCGCCGAGTTTATGGAAACGCATCTGGACGAATTGGGAAGCCTGGACGATGTTGCTTATCGTTTCGGGATATCTCGTCGCCAGATGGAAAGGCTTTTCCGAAAGTATATGGCGACCACGCCGAAGAAATTCGTAATTTTGTCACGGCTCTATCGCGCACGGTCGCTCATGTCCGATACAAACATAAGCGTCACCGACGCAGCGGCCGCTTGCGGGTTCAGCTCTGCATCCCATTTTTCAAGAAGGTTCAGAGACATTTTCGGCGTTTCCCCGCAGGACTACTCTGCATCCTGA
- a CDS encoding MFS transporter has protein sequence MTVILHVWALLFGVFLIMIGNGMQSTLMGVRGGLEGFSTFELSIVTSAYFVGFLIGSRMASSFIRSVGHVRVFAALGSFMSAGLIAFPIFVEPWAWALIRLLLGFCLSGVYVSAESWLNDKATNTTRGTILSAYMLAQTFGMVGAQVLVGVIPVETFTVFAVASILVSLSFAPILLSASPVPFAENIKPMSLKRLYYTSPLATVGTLLLGGVFAAQLGMASVYGSEIGLSTGRITLFVASIFVGSILFQVPVGWLSDIFDRRLLILGVAVVGGVASLIPWLFGPSFPVLLGTGVIMGGMASPLYSLLIAYCNDYLELEDMPAASGGMIFIYGLGAIAGPLVTGQMMDFIGDDGFWLFIAGTFLAIAAWCAYRMTVRSAPPADEAGDYVSLSPNASQVAVTAVTEWTTEQEGEGENE, from the coding sequence ATGACAGTCATCCTGCACGTCTGGGCCCTGCTTTTCGGCGTGTTTCTCATCATGATCGGCAATGGCATGCAATCCACACTGATGGGTGTGCGCGGCGGGCTGGAAGGGTTCTCGACATTCGAGCTGTCGATCGTGACCTCTGCCTATTTTGTCGGCTTCCTGATCGGCTCTCGGATGGCGTCGAGTTTTATCCGCAGTGTCGGTCACGTGCGGGTCTTCGCGGCTTTGGGCTCCTTCATGTCCGCGGGCCTGATTGCCTTTCCGATATTTGTGGAACCCTGGGCCTGGGCGCTCATCCGCCTGTTGCTGGGGTTCTGTCTGTCGGGGGTCTACGTCTCTGCCGAAAGCTGGCTGAACGACAAGGCGACGAACACGACGCGCGGGACCATCCTGTCGGCTTATATGCTGGCGCAGACCTTCGGTATGGTCGGCGCGCAGGTGTTGGTCGGCGTGATACCCGTCGAGACCTTCACGGTGTTCGCGGTCGCCTCCATCCTGGTGTCTCTCTCCTTCGCGCCGATCCTGCTGTCGGCAAGCCCCGTGCCATTCGCGGAAAACATCAAGCCGATGAGCCTCAAGCGGCTCTACTACACTTCGCCTCTCGCGACGGTAGGAACACTGCTGCTGGGCGGCGTGTTCGCGGCTCAGCTCGGCATGGCCTCGGTCTATGGCAGCGAGATCGGTCTTTCGACGGGCCGGATCACGCTCTTCGTGGCCTCCATCTTCGTTGGCTCCATCCTGTTCCAGGTCCCAGTGGGCTGGCTGTCGGACATCTTTGACCGGCGCCTGCTGATCCTCGGGGTCGCCGTGGTCGGCGGCGTCGCCAGCTTGATACCGTGGCTCTTTGGTCCGAGTTTTCCGGTCCTGCTGGGCACGGGGGTTATCATGGGCGGCATGGCCTCGCCGCTCTATTCGTTGCTGATCGCCTATTGCAACGACTATCTGGAGCTCGAGGACATGCCCGCGGCCTCGGGCGGAATGATCTTCATTTATGGCCTCGGCGCTATTGCCGGGCCACTTGTCACGGGCCAGATGATGGATTTCATCGGCGATGATGGGTTCTGGCTGTTCATCGCCGGCACCTTCCTCGCGATCGCTGCCTGGTGCGCCTATCGCATGACGGTCCGCTCTGCGCCCCCTGCGGACGAGGCGGGAGACTATGTTTCGCTTTCGCCGAACGCGTCGCAGGTGGCCGTGACCGCGGTAACCGAGTGGACGACCGAGCAGGAAGGGGAAGGGGAGAACGAGTGA
- a CDS encoding amino acid ABC transporter substrate-binding protein, giving the protein MLKQILPAISVAATIAGAPVLAQDTETLRVGMSGGYFPFTFVRQDELQGFEVDVMNAVGEEAGLEIEFETMSFSGLIGALEAERIDTIANQITITPEREAKFIFTQPYVVDGAQVVTREGNSEIEGIEDLSGKTVAVNLGSNFEQLLRDLPNADEIDIRTYESNIEQDTALGRVDAFVMDRVSSAQVIAESPLPLELAGAPFSEIRNALPFRSDEAGQAMRDRVDAALTSLQEDGTLTEISHKWFDSDITKSAE; this is encoded by the coding sequence ATGCTGAAACAGATCCTCCCCGCCATCTCCGTCGCAGCCACCATCGCTGGTGCGCCGGTCTTGGCGCAAGACACCGAAACGCTGCGCGTTGGCATGTCCGGCGGCTACTTCCCCTTCACCTTCGTGCGCCAGGACGAATTGCAAGGGTTCGAAGTCGATGTGATGAATGCCGTCGGAGAAGAAGCCGGGCTCGAGATCGAGTTCGAGACGATGTCCTTTTCGGGCCTCATCGGAGCGCTTGAAGCTGAGCGGATCGACACGATCGCAAACCAGATCACGATCACGCCCGAGCGAGAGGCCAAGTTCATCTTCACGCAGCCCTACGTGGTTGATGGCGCCCAGGTCGTGACGCGTGAAGGCAACTCGGAAATCGAAGGCATCGAGGATCTTTCTGGCAAGACCGTTGCCGTCAACCTCGGCTCGAACTTCGAGCAATTGCTGCGCGATCTGCCGAACGCCGATGAAATCGACATACGGACGTATGAGTCCAATATAGAGCAGGATACGGCGCTCGGGCGTGTTGATGCCTTTGTGATGGACCGCGTTTCCTCGGCGCAAGTGATCGCGGAGAGCCCTCTCCCGCTGGAACTGGCGGGCGCGCCATTTTCCGAAATCCGCAATGCGCTCCCCTTTCGCAGTGACGAGGCGGGACAGGCCATGCGCGACCGTGTCGATGCCGCGCTGACAAGTTTGCAGGAAGACGGCACGCTGACCGAGATCTCGCATAAGTGGTTCGACAGCGATATCACGAAATCGGCGGAGTGA
- a CDS encoding amino acid ABC transporter permease encodes MRALDLDYMLGLVPVILGYVPLTLIMAGAGMVLALILGSLLAVERVFKVPVLDWLVMLFISFFRGTPLLVQLFLFYYGLPQVLSFLTQINGVTAAIMGLTLHFSAYMAESIRAAIAGVDRSQWEAAQSIGMTQGQMMRRIVLPQATRIAAPTLVNYFIDMIKGTSLAFTLGVTEMMGAAQKEAAGSFLYFEAFLVVAIIYWIIVEILNQGQQRLEIWLNKGYVR; translated from the coding sequence ATGCGGGCACTTGACCTCGACTACATGCTCGGGCTGGTGCCCGTTATCCTGGGCTATGTACCGCTCACCCTAATTATGGCCGGGGCCGGCATGGTGCTGGCGCTCATCCTCGGGTCGCTTCTGGCGGTTGAACGGGTATTTAAGGTGCCGGTTCTGGACTGGCTGGTGATGCTTTTCATCAGCTTTTTTCGCGGCACACCGCTGCTCGTTCAACTCTTCCTGTTCTATTACGGGCTGCCTCAGGTGTTGTCCTTCCTGACCCAGATCAATGGCGTGACCGCGGCGATCATGGGGCTGACGCTCCACTTCTCCGCCTACATGGCAGAGAGCATCCGCGCGGCCATTGCAGGCGTCGACCGCAGCCAATGGGAGGCCGCGCAATCCATCGGTATGACTCAGGGCCAGATGATGCGCAGAATTGTTCTTCCGCAAGCAACACGGATCGCCGCGCCGACGCTGGTCAACTACTTCATCGACATGATCAAGGGCACCTCGCTTGCCTTCACTCTGGGCGTGACCGAGATGATGGGCGCAGCACAGAAGGAGGCGGCCGGGAGCTTCCTCTATTTCGAAGCCTTCCTCGTGGTGGCAATCATCTATTGGATCATCGTCGAGATACTGAATCAGGGTCAGCAACGGCTCGAGATCTGGTTGAACAAAGGATACGTGCGATGA
- a CDS encoding amino acid ABC transporter ATP-binding protein — translation MIKIEGLTKRFNGTPVLDNIDLTIEEGERVVVIGPSGTGKSTLLRCVNFLDRPQSGTISIGGLTVDTARASRADILTLRRCTAFVFQNYALFANKTAKQNIMEALITVQKRPRDEAERRAMEVLAETGLAEKADSYPAALSGGQQQRVGIGRAMALDASLMLFDEPTSALDPEWVGEVLDLIRRVAERRQTMLIVTHEMQFAREIADRVIFIDGGRIVEQGPPEKVLGQPRDERLKRFLRRVK, via the coding sequence ATGATCAAGATCGAGGGACTGACCAAGCGCTTCAATGGCACACCAGTGCTGGACAACATCGACTTGACGATTGAAGAGGGTGAGCGCGTCGTCGTGATCGGACCATCGGGCACGGGCAAATCCACATTGTTGCGCTGCGTCAACTTTCTCGACCGGCCGCAATCCGGCACCATCTCGATCGGCGGCCTCACGGTGGATACGGCACGTGCATCGCGCGCCGATATCCTTACCCTTCGGCGCTGCACGGCATTCGTGTTCCAGAACTATGCCCTCTTTGCCAACAAGACCGCCAAGCAGAATATCATGGAGGCGCTGATAACCGTCCAGAAGCGTCCCCGAGACGAGGCCGAGCGTCGCGCAATGGAGGTGCTGGCCGAAACAGGGCTGGCCGAGAAGGCAGACAGCTACCCGGCGGCCCTTTCAGGCGGGCAACAGCAACGCGTCGGGATCGGCCGCGCCATGGCACTTGATGCGTCTCTGATGCTGTTTGACGAGCCTACCTCTGCGCTTGACCCCGAATGGGTAGGAGAAGTCCTCGACCTCATTCGACGGGTGGCCGAGCGTCGTCAGACCATGCTGATTGTAACCCACGAAATGCAGTTCGCGCGCGAGATTGCGGATCGCGTCATATTCATTGATGGGGGGCGTATTGTAGAGCAAGGTCCGCCCGAGAAAGTGCTGGGTCAGCCAAGAGATGAGCGGTTGAAGCGTTTTTTGAGAAGAGTGAAGTGA